GTTCAACTTCATCTGCTGAAAGGGCTTTGCTGTAAATCATGACTTCGTCGATAATACCTACAAAACCGCCATCGCCTGCTTTACCAATCTCGGTCTCTGAACCACCGGTTGTCATAGGTCCGTTGTAGTTTTGTTCTTTCTCTAATTCACCATCAACATAAAGCTGCATATCTTTATTATTGACAATGCCTACAATGTGATGCCATTCACCTTTGTTGAAAGCTGCCGCACCAAACCCGCCATCACCTTGCCATCCGGGTGTTACGATGAATTCCATCTCTTGTCCGGCATTTCTACCATCAAAACGCAATGCCCAACCGTTGATGTCGCGCTGCGCGACAATCGTCCCGCAACATCCAGCGACGACCCCTTTCACAGGACTGTCGCTATCCGCATTTACCCAAGCAACGACGCTCATCTCTTCTTCACCAGCGAATTCCAATGAAGCAGTACCCGGAATATGCACGAAGTTCTCGCCGTTAAATTCAAGTGCTTTTCCGACTTTGCCGGCAACCTGTTTCGGGTTTCCATCGAGTTCGCCATCGTTGTCGCCTAAAACGTCCTCAACGGTGCCACCGGCGATAGTGCCTTCATCAAAAGACCAGTAACTTACGACACCGTCTAATGGAAGTTGTGCATGCGTTAAAGCCGTAGCAACAAAGAGGCACGCAATGAATAAGGTTGACACTGATATTCTTTGAAACATGTAATTCCATCTCCTCGTATTCAAGTTGAAGATAGGCGGGCAAACGCAAGCGTCACCCGCCTATTGATTGGATTAATACTGCTGTTTAACACTCGCCCAAGTCGTTGAGAGTTTGCCTTCCGGTTCAACAGGTGTCAGTAGCATCGCAGAAAGACCTTTATCCATCATTGCTTGGATCTCAGATGCACTCAGCGCGACATTAAAGATAGCGACTTCATCAATGACCGCCTCGCCGAATCTACCATCGCAACAAGTGTCTCTACCGATATAAAGTTCACCGTCGTCAGCATCAATTGGATTGGTATCAATTTCCATCGTGCTTTCTGCCACGCCATCAATATAGATATTCCATTCACCCGTTGCACTGTCAAAGGTGGTGGTATAGAGATGCCAATCGGTGATGTCGTCCGGTCCGACTTCTCCATCGCGCCAGCCACCCGGCTTGTTCCAGCAGCCACCGTTACAAATGGGCCATGAAACGTTTTTGGTTCCTTGGTTCGGATGGATTATATATGCATTCCGTTTTTCGACCATCCAGCCGTGTTGATTCCAGTCAGCTGTCATGCTTTTAACCCAGAGTGAGACAGTGATAGCATCAGTCGGGTTCACGTGTGCAGGAACTTCAACGTAAGTATCTGAGCCATTGAGCTCTAATCCTGAACCGAATACGCCGCTAACCCACGTCGGGGTACCTACCACTGCTGCATCAAGCGCGCTATCTGAAGAATCTGCGGCAACGTCACCGCTCCCTTCATCGAACAACCAGAGACCCGTCAAGTTTTTTATCTCAACTTGTGCGAGTGCAGGGGTAACCAGCAGACAGACGCTCAATATTAAACTGAGTCCTATAAAGGTTAATCGCATCATAAATTTCATGGAAATCTCCTAATCTATTTGGATGTTTACGTCGACACAAACCGAATTGGACAAGTTTGTGAGAACTTTTTGACTTTACATCAGTCTAAATTATTATGGCACGGAATCTAATGGGTGTCAATCCAAATTTTCAAAGAGTAAGACCACTCTCCACAGCACCGTTTCTTCTATACATAAGATCAGCAAACTCGAAACCAAACCCCTATACTTTTCAATTGACATGAATTGTTATGTCGTGATATTATAATACACATAGACTGAAGCGCATAGGCTTCGGTTCACGGTTCTTGAACAGTATAAGGCACTATCTAAAACGAGGGCGTTGTTTACAAGCCCATCTTGAAGAGTAAGGAGGTTGGCGTTCACGCCACACCTAAACAGTGTAGGTTCCGACGCCATGAAATCTGATGAAATCGAGAAAGCAAATATTTTCTATCTTGGTAGTCCTGCTCTTGCTTTGCACCGTACAGTTCGCACTTGCACAAAGATCATGGATGAAAGTAAGCGAATCCGAATGGCAGGCGCATTTTTCAGACGTCTTTTTTGTAGACGCTCAACACGGATGGATCGTTGGTAGTAATTCAACAATTCTGCATACCACAGATGGCGGTATGACGTGGAACAAGCAACCGAGTCAACCCCTGCCATTTGACAAGGTCCTAAAGAAAGTCCGATTTATCGACCCACAAACCGGCTGGGTTGTCGGAGACGATGGCATGGTCCTGAAAACCACCGATGGCGGGCAGACGTGGATGAAAAAAAATACAGGCACCCGCACCGCGCTCTTAGCCGTCTCCTTCGCTGATGCACAACACGGATGGGCAAGTGGAGATGGCGGACTGATCATTAGCACGAAAAATGGGGGTACAACCTGGGCGAAACAGGAAATCGACACCAACAATACCATTGAAGGGATTGACTTTGTGAGTGCGACGGTCGGTTGGGCAGCTGGCGGCGGTGGCACTCTGCTCCACACCAAAGATGGTGGACAGACGTGGGCATTCCAGACCAGTGCCACAGTCAACACGCTCGACGCTATTTCCATGTTAAATGACAAAGCGGGCTGGGCAGTCGGTGCTGGGGGTGCTATCGTTGCAACAGTTGACGGTGCCGAGTGGGTCGTTCAAGAGAGTAAAGTCCCCAATTCTAACGGGATGCCCGAGCCGGTTTGGGATGTTCATTTTGCCGATGAAAAGGTAGGCATTGCTGCCGCCGAATTCGGCGTAATTCTTCGGACAACCGATGGTGGCATAACTTGGGAACCGCTTGATCCACGCCCTGTTGCGTCGCGCCTCCAAGGTGTCCACTTACTCAGTCCAACCGAAGCATGGATGGTCGGAAATGACGCGACTATCCTGCACTCAACGGATGGCGGTGATACCTGGGATGTCGTTTCCAGTTCAAGCCATTTACGCAGTGTCTATTTCCATGACGACAAACTCGGCTGGGCGGTCGGTTTGTCAGGAAGCGTTTTGCACACCAACGATGGCGGCGAAACGTGGAAACCTCAACTCAGTGGGAACGTCTTTGAACTCTTCGGCGTCGGGTTTGTTGATGAGAATAAAGGGTATATCGTCGGAAGCAACGCCGCTTTAGCCGAAACGCTTGATGGCGGAAAAACGTGGCATGGCGTTAGTGATCCAGGCGATGAGGGCCATGGGACTGCCCAGCGAATCCAGTTTGAAGGCATAATGAGTTGGCGGAGTGCTATGGGGTCTTATGGCATGAGTTTTGGTACCCCAACACACGCGTGGGCGGTCGGGGAAACCGGAAGGGTTATGCACACGACCGATGCAGGACAAACATGGATCGGTCAAGACATGGATCCC
This is a stretch of genomic DNA from Candidatus Poribacteria bacterium. It encodes these proteins:
- a CDS encoding LamG domain-containing protein; translated protein: MKFMMRLTFIGLSLILSVCLLVTPALAQVEIKNLTGLWLFDEGSGDVAADSSDSALDAAVVGTPTWVSGVFGSGLELNGSDTYVEVPAHVNPTDAITVSLWVKSMTADWNQHGWMVEKRNAYIIHPNQGTKNVSWPICNGGCWNKPGGWRDGEVGPDDITDWHLYTTTFDSATGEWNIYIDGVAESTMEIDTNPIDADDGELYIGRDTCCDGRFGEAVIDEVAIFNVALSASEIQAMMDKGLSAMLLTPVEPEGKLSTTWASVKQQY
- a CDS encoding LamG domain-containing protein, which translates into the protein MFQRISVSTLFIACLFVATALTHAQLPLDGVVSYWSFDEGTIAGGTVEDVLGDNDGELDGNPKQVAGKVGKALEFNGENFVHIPGTASLEFAGEEEMSVVAWVNADSDSPVKGVVAGCCGTIVAQRDINGWALRFDGRNAGQEMEFIVTPGWQGDGGFGAAAFNKGEWHHIVGIVNNKDMQLYVDGELEKEQNYNGPMTTGGSETEIGKAGDGGFVGIIDEVMIYSKALSADEVE